AAAACCATAAGCCACAGACCTAAATCGAACAAAAAATGCAGCGATCCTCGTGATGAGGGGCTGCATTTTTTGGTTTACTTAACCAGTAATCATCCGATTCACTTGCCCGGTTATCAACAGCATCGCTTGCAAGACGGGCATCATGCTGACAAGATCATGCGAATGGAAGCGTACTGTCCGTCCTTCGATGAGTTCAATTCCTGGCATCCAGCTGACTGCTGTGGCAAATTGTGACTTCGTAAACTCGACTTCTATCGTGTTCTCTATTTTTTGTTCAAGCGGTTTTACTGTACTGCGTTGGAGCAATGCTTCTTTTGCTTGCTGACGGATCAGCTCTCTCGCACGAACGGGGTGCATCGCTTGCGATGAGAGTCCGGTTATCCCTGTTTTCACGGCGACCGTAAAGACTCCGGGGATATCTTCTTCCACCTCTTTAGCCGTTTGGGAATCTCCGGTAACGAGTACGATAGGGACACCAAAGGCTCCAGCGATTGCAGCATTTAACCCTGCTTCGCCCACTTCTTTGCCATTTAAGATAAGCCGATGGATAGCGAGGCCAGACAATGTATGATTGAGTACCGCATCTCCTGTTCCCGCCCTTCCATGATAACCGATGAAAAATGCGGCATCGCAGCTACTATCGATCCCCTGCATCATACAGAGAGGCTTGAAAAAACCACGGATGACATCTGCCTGTGGATGCAATTCTTCCAAAATGATATTGTTCATCGGTCCATGAGATTCATTGACGATAATTTGGGTAGCTCCGGCTTCCAGTGCACCCTCAATCGCCGCATTGACATCTTGTGTCAACAGTCGTCTCCCCGCTTCGTAATGTCTGCGACCTGGGATCACATCCTCCCATTCGCTTAGTCCGGAGATCCCTTCCATGTCCAACGAAATAAACACCTTCATGAGAAACCTCCTCCCTATCTTTGATTAGATTGCTTTGGGCAGTTGGCGCGATCCCAACGCCAAGCGCTTGATCTCACCGTCTGGATGGCGAACAAAGCGGATGAGTGAATCGATGCTGTGGCGCGTGAACAAAAACGTATCTTCGCCAACGGAATGCAGCGGGAAGACTTCACTGCCTTGAATGAGTACGAGCTGTTTCTTTGCTTCATCCAACCTGATCTCTACTGCGTCCCCTTCTCCGGATTTATATGTACCGGGACATTGCTGCAAGTAAGCAAGCGGTACTTCGCATTCGGAAAACGTGGCGAACTGCGTCTCGAGCGGGCGACCGAACATGCTATTCAATAATCCTAATGTCAGATTGGAAATGGGGGCATCATCCATGTTGGTCAAAAGAATGCCAGTTACTCCCGCCTCTGGGACGATGAACATTTGCGCGGTCATCCCTTTTAAACCGCCGGTATGGGTAAATAACGTGTAATCTTGGGTAAATGGAAACACGCCGAGTCCGTAACCATAGCTGCGACTCAAATCAATACGGACATGAGGTGCCGTCATTTGTGACGCGCTATCTCCCGAGATGATTCTCTCTCCATTTGAAAGCCCGCCTGTCCGATAAACATCCGCATATCGAAGCATGTCACGTGCGGACGATTTGAGGAAGCCTGCTGCACGCATGGAGGGAGCATCCCACCAACCGGGGGCCCGCACTACTTCACGAGCACCATCATTCATGCGCGGTGTGTACAGCATGGTAGCATTGTCGTCCTCGCCTAATTCCTCCACATGAAAAATGGTTCGTTCCATGCCAAGTGGCTGTAAAATATGCTCTTGGACATAGGCTTCGTATGTTTTGCCGCTGACACGCTCAATAATTGCCCCAAGCAAGCCAAAAGCTTCGTTCGAATAGCTGAATTCTGTCCCAGCAGGTCCCAGCAATTCAAAGGGCAATTTCTCGATATATGCCATGAGGTCTTCGAAGGTATCGATTGAATGCTTACATTGCGCTTCAAAATGCTGAAGTAACTCTTCTGCTGTCGAATCGGCTTGTAAGCTAGGTAGCATTGCGGGAATGAGAGATGGAAGTGGTGGAAATCCGAGGGTATGTGTCATGAAGTGATGAATGGTAATGCTTTTTGTTTGGGCTTCGTCCGGTGTGCGAAACTCAGGTAAATAGGTGATAACCGGATCATGCACGGAAAGCTTTCCTTTTTCCTGAAGCTGCATGATCGCCATGCATGTAAACGACTTCGTAATCGACCCGATGCCAAATACCGTATCCAGATCGATGGGAGTATGCATTTCGCGGTCCCGATAACCAAACGCTTTTTCATAAGTGAGTTCCCCGTCTTTGGCTACGGCAATGATCGCACCCGGAACCTGAAAATCATCCATCAGCCTTTGGACGTATGCTTCAAATGATGCTTCCCACTCATACATCTTCATGTCATGCCTCCTTAGGTTCAATACTTGCAAACAGGAAAGCAATTTCTGTTTCGATTCAGAAGTATACACTTCAAAAAAATGAGGATATGAAGTTCATGCACTAGTAGAATTATAAGCGGCAGATGAACAAACAGCAATATACAATTCTGAAAATAAGGAATATTAATAACACGAACATCAATCTTATTTAATTACACATTCTATTCTAAGTCCTTCTACCAACAAAAAACCGCCTACACATTTGGCGGTTTCGCGTAGAGCTTCGTTTTTAGCCTGCTGATGTGGTCTCGGCAAACTGACTGTTGTATAAATCAGCATAAAACCCATCTTGCTTCATCAACTCGTCATGTGTTCCTTGTTCAATGATCGTTCCCTTGTTCATGACGAGGATTAGGTCTGCATTTCTGATCGTAGATAGTCGATGGGCGATCACGAAGCTGGTGCGCCCATTCATTAGCTCATTCATCGCTTCCTGGATATGCACCTCGGTACGTGTGTCGACGCTGCTTGTTGCTTCATCCAAAATCAGAATCGTAGGGTCTGCCAAGATAGCACGAGCGATGGTCAATAACTGTTTTTGTCCTTGGGAGATATTGGTTGCCTCTTCATTTAATACCGTCTTGTATCCTTCTGGTAACGTGCGAATAAAGTGATCGGCACGAGCCGCCTTCGCTGCGCGAATAATATCCGTATCAGAAGCCTCAGGTTGTGCATACGCCAAATTATCATGGATGGTTCCGTTAAACAGCCACGTATCTTGCAGAACCATGCCGAACAGGGAGCGAAGATCGCTTCGTTTCATGCGTGTAATATCGACGTCATCGATCAAAATCACTCCGCCATTGAGCTCGTAAAAGCGCATAAGTAAATTAATCATGGTCGTCTTACCCGCACCCGTTGGACCCACGATCGCAATCTTTTGTCCAGGTTTCACTACGAGATTGATGTCTTGCATCAGCAAATGCCCTTCTTTATAACCAAACTTGACATGCTGAAATTCGACTTTGCCTTTAGGCGCTGCGATCGTGACTGGCTCTATGCTTTCAGGTACTTCCTCTTCTTCATCCAAAACCTCAAAGACCCGCTCCGCTGAAGCGATCGTCGACTGAATCAGGTTGGCGATGTTCGCTGTTTGTGCAATTGGCATCGTGAACTGACGAGTATATTGGATAAAGGCCTGGATATCCCCGATTTCAATGGAACCGTTCGTAGCGAGAATCCCGCCGACAATGCTGACGAGCACGTAGCCGATATTTCCGATGAAGCTCATAACCGGCATGATAATCCCTGATATAAATTGCGCCCTCCATCCGGCTTCGTAGAGCTTCGCATTGATTTGATCAAATGTTTGCTGTGACTTCTTCTCATATCCGAATGCCTTTACAACCTGATGCCCCGTAAACATTTCTTCTACATGCCCATTCAATTCACCAAGCGCGCTCTGCTGACCGATGAAATGCTTTTGTGACTTCGAGGCGATCTGTTTCGTGGCAATGGCACTGAGCGGCAATGTCAAAATCAGAATGAGCGTCAATAATGGGCTAATCGTCAGCATCATAATGATGACACCAATGATCGTCACGATGGAAGTGATGAGCTGTGTCAGGCTTTGCTGGAGCGTGTTGCTGATATTATCTATGTCGTTCGTGACACGACTCAA
The window above is part of the Brevibacillus antibioticus genome. Proteins encoded here:
- a CDS encoding M55 family metallopeptidase, with amino-acid sequence MKVFISLDMEGISGLSEWEDVIPGRRHYEAGRRLLTQDVNAAIEGALEAGATQIIVNESHGPMNNIILEELHPQADVIRGFFKPLCMMQGIDSSCDAAFFIGYHGRAGTGDAVLNHTLSGLAIHRLILNGKEVGEAGLNAAIAGAFGVPIVLVTGDSQTAKEVEEDIPGVFTVAVKTGITGLSSQAMHPVRARELIRQQAKEALLQRSTVKPLEQKIENTIEVEFTKSQFATAVSWMPGIELIEGRTVRFHSHDLVSMMPVLQAMLLITGQVNRMITG
- a CDS encoding serine hydrolase domain-containing protein encodes the protein MKMYEWEASFEAYVQRLMDDFQVPGAIIAVAKDGELTYEKAFGYRDREMHTPIDLDTVFGIGSITKSFTCMAIMQLQEKGKLSVHDPVITYLPEFRTPDEAQTKSITIHHFMTHTLGFPPLPSLIPAMLPSLQADSTAEELLQHFEAQCKHSIDTFEDLMAYIEKLPFELLGPAGTEFSYSNEAFGLLGAIIERVSGKTYEAYVQEHILQPLGMERTIFHVEELGEDDNATMLYTPRMNDGAREVVRAPGWWDAPSMRAAGFLKSSARDMLRYADVYRTGGLSNGERIISGDSASQMTAPHVRIDLSRSYGYGLGVFPFTQDYTLFTHTGGLKGMTAQMFIVPEAGVTGILLTNMDDAPISNLTLGLLNSMFGRPLETQFATFSECEVPLAYLQQCPGTYKSGEGDAVEIRLDEAKKQLVLIQGSEVFPLHSVGEDTFLFTRHSIDSLIRFVRHPDGEIKRLALGSRQLPKAI
- a CDS encoding ABC transporter ATP-binding protein, which translates into the protein MREPRGGNQAPRGSGHMSGPMGMAMPGAKAKDFKGTLKRLIGYFRPRRGQLIIVFLAAILSTIFAIVSPKLMGKATTSLFAGMIGLMQGQQKEFAFDFAYIANILLLLIVLYVISALFSYLQQYVMAGVSQKIVYDMRKQVNEKLSRLPLKYFDSKMHGDILSRVTNDIDNISNTLQQSLTQLITSIVTIIGVIIMMLTISPLLTLILILTLPLSAIATKQIASKSQKHFIGQQSALGELNGHVEEMFTGHQVVKAFGYEKKSQQTFDQINAKLYEAGWRAQFISGIIMPVMSFIGNIGYVLVSIVGGILATNGSIEIGDIQAFIQYTRQFTMPIAQTANIANLIQSTIASAERVFEVLDEEEEVPESIEPVTIAAPKGKVEFQHVKFGYKEGHLLMQDINLVVKPGQKIAIVGPTGAGKTTMINLLMRFYELNGGVILIDDVDITRMKRSDLRSLFGMVLQDTWLFNGTIHDNLAYAQPEASDTDIIRAAKAARADHFIRTLPEGYKTVLNEEATNISQGQKQLLTIARAILADPTILILDEATSSVDTRTEVHIQEAMNELMNGRTSFVIAHRLSTIRNADLILVMNKGTIIEQGTHDELMKQDGFYADLYNSQFAETTSAG